ggacaaattgttaataagtgcagggccaggtgggttgctgtagagttgtggctgtggctcatggtcgcttttcaggagtctggaaagttgggtaccagtcactccacaacctaagagcctttccttcctcgccctcgcccGGCGTACGTGACACTCCATATTTAATGGCTCTTTACACGCTTGCCATCTTTGTGTGCTTCTGAATGTATTGAACTACTCCTGTCTAAGCTGTTTGCTACAGCTCGTATGCagggttaccatggagacacacggGTCAGCGGAGGAGCCGCAGCCACAAGATGGGAGCTTTTCTATGAAGAATATTTGCAATATTACTTTACTATATATAAATTTTAGGCACACAAGAAAGGGTGGGGAACGCCATGAGAAAGGGCTGGGAACGCCGCGAAGAACGCCATGAGAAAGGGCTGGGAACGCCGCGGGGAAAGGCGCGAGGAACGCCATGAGAAAGGGCGGGGAACGCCGCGAAGAACGCCATGAGAAAGGGCTGGGAACGCCGCGAGGAAAGGCGCGAGGAACGCCGCGAGAAAGGGCGGGGACCGCCGCGAGAAAGGGCGGGGACCGCCGCGAGGAACGCCGCGAGAAAGGGCGCGAGGAACGCCGCGAGAAAGGGCAGGAGGAACGCCGCGAGAAAGGGCAGGAGGAACGCCGCGAGAAAGGGCAGGAGGAACGCCGCGAGAAAGGGCGCGAGGAACGCCGCGAGAAAGGGCGCGAGGAACGCCGCGAGAAAGGGCAGGAGGAACGCCGCGAGAAAGGGCAGGAGGAACGCCGCGAGAAAGGGCAGGAGGAACGCCGCGAGAAAGGGCAGGAGGAACGCCGCGAGAAAGGGCAGGAGGAACGCCGCGAGAAAGGGCAGGAGGAACGCCGCGAGAAAGGGCAGGAGGAACGCCGCGAGAAAGGGCAGGAGGAACGCCGCGAGAAAGGGCAGGAGGAACGCCGCGAGAAAGGGCAGGAGGAACGCCGCGAGAAAGGGCAGGAGGAACGCCGCGAGAAAGGGCAGGAGGAACGCCGCGAGAAAGGGCAGGAGGAACGCCGCGAGAAAGGGCAGGAGGAACGCCGCGAGAAAGGGCAGGAGGAACGCCGCGAGAAAGGGCAGGAGGAACGCCGCGAGGAAGGGCGGGGACCGCCGAGACGAAGGGCGGGGACCGCCGTTAGAAAGGCCAAGGAACGTCACAAGGAAGTGTGAGGAATTCCAAGGAGGACCAACTGAAGACAGCCTGGTGCACGGCGCACATATCAAGCACCGGAGAGTCACACTTTACGGCTGAAGGCCGCTTCCTCTGTCACGTTGGGGAACGGTCAGACCGCAGTCGATACACAATGTAACGAAACTTATTCTTCTTTCATAGCACCACTATAGTTCTATCTGCTGTGGTTAGTGCCTGATCCATTGTCTGCAGCTTGATTAAGTCATGTATGGACTGCAGTCTCACTGTCCGTATTCCAGTCCAACTGAGGAAGAGGCCTCCGGCCTTGAAACGTGTTTCTCTGGTGCTTGATACAATTAACCTTTTCCCACTTGCCAAGAGCTTCTTCATTGGCTTTTTATGGTTGTCCCACACCTTGTACAGCCGGGTGGTGGGCCGGGGACCGGCACTTACTTCTATGGCATATACTGTGGACcaaagaagtctgagaggagaatACGATGGAAGCAGCATGTTCATTCATTTATGAGCAATATAGCCTATTCTGTGCGAATATCCCCGGCTCCAGAAAACGATTCTCGGTCCGTCCTTTCCTTCTTTGCAAACATTGAAGTCGTGGATGGTAATCCCCCGGGAGGCGACGGGCACCTCCTCCTGGCATCGCCACAAGACTTGTATAGTTTTATAGCGGGTTCGTCCCATCAGGGACACACAAGTATTCCTCACCCAGTCCCTGCAGACTATGGTGGTTGTAAGGATCGTGTCGGCATTGGGGAGTAATGTGCCCCCTGTAGTCACCAAAGTGGGGGGCTCACCCACATGCTTGGCGCTCACTTCACatcccttttacatggggcgattatggTGTAAAATGCAAAGTAATGATTACGTCGAAATGCTAAACAACCGGCATAAACACCATTGCTGTATCGTCGGTTCGCGCCGCGTCTGAACGCTCCCCGCTTCACATGGAATGTGAATTGGCGCAAGTCAAACAGGCGCAGATGCTCGTTCATTCATTCTCATTCATTGCTATGATCTGACAGTGGGCGAACCGCGTATGCATGAGCGAGCAGAAGACCACGATGGCGGCTGAACACAGAGCTGAAGAAGGTGGTGGCCGACCGACGGACACATCGTAACACGCTGCAGAGTAAGAGCGACGGAGGCTCGCTGATGGCAAAGTGTCCAGACTGGAGTTGCCCTCATATAGTGCAAAGCGGGCTCTGCTTCATCCCAGAGTCAGGAGGGGATTCCACGCGACCGCAACGCAGGTACAACGGGACCAAAGAGTTCAACAACAGGACTTCCTGTTCTGCTCCAATGTCTTCACAGCGATCAGCTGCCTGCAACACCAACTGCAACGAAAATCAGGCATCAGGCGGCCAACAATAACGCGAGAACGACCGGACACATTTACCTGCGTGAGGCCCGTATGGAAGTGATCCCAGCCGACAAACGAGGAAATGCGACTCGCCAACACATCAAAATGTAGAAAGAACATCGAAACACTAATGAAAACAGTGAATACCGGCCTCGCAACATGTAGCACTAATTTACATACTGTAGAAAATTAATTTGCTGAAAAAACTGCCAATATGAACATAAATTCCAgaactgctcctgagttacatcctgtattatactccagagctgcactcactattctgctgctggtggagtcactgtgtacatacatcacttatcctgtactgctcctgagttacatcctgtattataccccagagctgcactcactattctgctggtggagtcactgtgtgcatacattacttatcctgtactgatcctaagttacatcctgtattatactgcagagctgcactcactattctgctggtggtagagtcactgtgtacatacattacttatcctgtactgatcctgagttacatcctgtattatactccagagctgcactcactattctgctggtggagtcactgtgtacatacattacttatcctgtactgatcctgagttacatcctgtattataccccagagctgcactcactattctgctggtggagtcactgtgtgcatacattacttatcctgtactgatcctgagttacatcctgtattatacctcagagctgcactcactattctgctggtggtggagtcactgtgtgcatacattacttatcctgtagtgatcccgagtttgatcctgtattataccacagagctgcactcactattctgctggtggtggagtcactgtgtgcatacattacttatcctgtagtgatcccgagtttgatcctgtattataccacagagctgcactcactattctgctggtggagtcactgtgtacatacattacttatcctgtacggatcctgagttacatcctgtattatactccagagctgcactcactattctgctggtggagtcaccgtgtacatacattacttatcctgtactgctcctgagttacatcctgtattatactccagagctgcactcactattctgctgctggtggagtcactgtgtgcatacattacttatcctgtactgatcctgagttacatcctgtattatcctccagagctgcactcactattctgctggtggtggagtcactgtgtgcatacattacttatcctgtagtgatcccgagtttgatcctgtattataccacagagctgcactcactattctgctggtggagtcactgtgtacatacattacttatcctgtacggatcctgagttacatcctgtattatactccagagctgcactcactattctgctggtggagtcactgtgtacatacattacttatcgtgtactgtattatactccagagctgcactcacttctTTCTATTTGGCGGTTTGTCATCAAATCGGCTGACACAATCATTCACTTGTGATATTTCGCTGGATGGATGATGGGCTGTCCATGCAGCATGACGCAGCACCCCTCATGCCACGGTTGGAGCAGTTGGGGTCTGGTACGCAGTCATCATCCACACGCTGCTGGAAGacccctgtgtgtgtctgtgaagTGGACCGGCGCTGACTGCAGCGGTGTGATGTCGGGGGTAAGAGTGCAGCCCGGGGGTCTCCTTTTCAGGGTCCACCGGAGGGCGCTCTAGTTCATGGCAGTGATGATGTCAGCTGTAaacgcggtgatgtcactgcacaTTCGCTTCCTCCGTGTTGGAGAGAACTCTCTGAAGTAAGTGGGGTTTTCACTGCGACGCAGATTGTTTACAGCTTAACGTGGCTGTCAGAAGGCAGAATCCTAGCGGGAGCCTGTGGCCCCCGACCCTCCGAGAGCGGAGATGAAAGGGTCCTCCAAACCGCAGGAAGCTTCTCTTCTGCTGGAAAAATAATACAGACGAGGCTGAAAACGCTCCAAAGCAAACAGTACAAAGGAGACGGGGGGGGGCTCCCAGGAATCCCcaggttaaccccttcagtgctgCGGGTGCGCGGCGTCCCGGGTACCAGCATTGGTGCCCTGCTCCAGGATTTGGTGTATAACGCACCAGGCCCCGATGACTTGGGTGCTCTCCGTCCGGCCCCTCAGGTCCCATTTCAGGGGCCCTTCTGACTCACTATGGGGGGCCGTGCACAGAGGATGGATGTTGGTTGGACCAGACGACCATTTCACGCTCATGTTGGTGTCCCGACTTTCCCCCAACATTTGATGCCGGCCGCGCCGCCGCCAGGAAGGTCTGCTGCCATCTTACTCCCCATAGTGGACAGGCTTGGAAGCCCCCGGGGGTCCCTGACCAGGAGGAGTGGAGTACGGCACTATATACGGACGCACATCTCGGGTGGCCTATATTAGTATCACCTGATTACATGGACAGCCTGGGGTGTGTCCTCCCTCCCTGCCATCGTCATagtgaactacaactcccagcatgtctggACAGCAGCAGGGTGGTGGCCTGTGCTCCACAGGTGGCGTTCCACAAGGAGCCTTGTAAGGGTGGGTCACACAAACCCCGCTGACATGTAGCTTTACTCCAAGTGCGAACGGCCCCCGGACTGCAGCCGATTGGACATCCATGTATGAACTGTTCCGTCCTGCGATACAACTGCGTGTAAGCGCTCTGTCCGGCTGCGTCAGCTGCAGGGGCGGCCATAAATGCCACCCATCTGCCCCCCTCAGTGGAGGCCGGGAGCATGCAGT
The Eleutherodactylus coqui strain aEleCoq1 chromosome 11, aEleCoq1.hap1, whole genome shotgun sequence genome window above contains:
- the LOC136582648 gene encoding octapeptide-repeat protein T2-like, yielding MRKGGERREERHEKGLGTPRGKARGTPRERAGTAARKGGDRREERREKGREERREKGQEERREKGQEERREKGQEERREKGREERREKGREERREKGQEERREKGQEERREKGQEERREKGQEERREKGQEERREKGQEERREKGQEERREKGQEERREKGQEERREKGQEERREKGQEERREKGQEERREKGQEERREKGQEERREKGQEERREKGQEERREEGRGPPRRRAGTAVRKAKERHKEV